The Streptomyces avermitilis MA-4680 = NBRC 14893 genome contains a region encoding:
- a CDS encoding 1,4-dihydroxy-6-naphthoate synthase: protein MSSESRPLQIAYSPCPNDTFVFDAWAHDRVPDAPALDVTFADIDITNGMAERGEFDVLKVSYAVLPYVLDEYALLPCGGALGRGCGPLVLTREADADLTGRTVAVPSEKSTAYLLFRLWAADTVPGGVGEIVVMPFHEIMPAVRDGKVDAGLVIHEARFTYQNYGLHKLADMGEHWERTTGLPIPLGAIIAKRSLGVETLTRLASATRASVRAAWADPAASRPYVLEHAQEMDPAVADQHIGLYVNEFTADLGEDGYAAVRGLLTRAAAEGLVPPLGPDALNFP, encoded by the coding sequence ATGAGCTCTGAAAGCCGACCGCTGCAGATCGCGTACTCCCCCTGCCCGAACGACACCTTCGTCTTCGACGCCTGGGCCCACGACCGGGTCCCGGACGCGCCCGCCCTCGACGTCACCTTCGCGGACATCGACATCACCAACGGCATGGCCGAGCGCGGCGAGTTCGACGTGCTGAAGGTGTCGTACGCCGTGCTGCCGTACGTCCTCGACGAGTACGCGCTGCTGCCGTGCGGCGGTGCGCTGGGCCGGGGCTGCGGCCCGCTGGTGCTCACCCGCGAGGCGGACGCCGACCTGACGGGCCGAACGGTCGCCGTGCCGAGCGAGAAGTCGACCGCGTACCTCCTGTTCCGCCTCTGGGCGGCGGACACGGTCCCCGGCGGGGTCGGCGAGATCGTGGTCATGCCGTTCCACGAGATCATGCCGGCGGTACGGGACGGCAAGGTCGACGCGGGCCTGGTCATCCACGAGGCCCGTTTCACGTACCAGAACTACGGCCTGCACAAGCTGGCCGACATGGGCGAGCACTGGGAGCGCACGACGGGCCTGCCGATCCCCCTCGGCGCGATCATCGCCAAGCGCTCACTGGGTGTGGAGACGCTCACCCGGCTCGCCTCCGCCACCCGCGCCTCCGTCCGAGCCGCCTGGGCCGACCCCGCGGCCTCCCGCCCGTACGTCCTGGAACACGCCCAGGAGATGGACCCGGCGGTGGCGGACCAGCACATCGGCCTGTACGTCAACGAGTTCACCGCCGACCTCGGCGAGGACGGCTACGCGGCCGTCCGCGGGCTCCTCACGCGTGCGGCGGCCGAGGGGCTGGTGCCGCCCCTCGGCCCTGACGCGCTGAACTTCCCGTGA
- a CDS encoding cold-shock protein — MPTGKVKWFNSEKGFGFLSRDDGGDVFVHSSVLPAGVEALKPGQRVEFGVVAGQRGDQALSVVLLDPTPSVAAAQRRKPDELASIVQDLTTLLENITPMLEKGRYPEKTSGKKIAGLLRAVADQLDV; from the coding sequence GTGCCTACCGGCAAGGTCAAGTGGTTCAACAGCGAGAAGGGCTTCGGCTTTCTCTCCCGCGACGACGGCGGTGACGTCTTCGTTCATTCCTCGGTCCTCCCCGCCGGAGTCGAAGCCCTCAAGCCGGGCCAGCGCGTGGAGTTCGGCGTAGTCGCCGGGCAGCGCGGTGACCAGGCACTGTCGGTGGTCCTGCTGGACCCGACCCCGTCGGTTGCGGCTGCACAGCGTCGCAAGCCCGATGAACTGGCGTCCATCGTCCAGGATTTGACGACCCTCCTCGAGAACATCACGCCGATGCTGGAGAAGGGCCGCTATCCCGAGAAGACCTCGGGCAAGAAGATCGCGGGCCTGCTGCGGGCGGTCGCCGACCAGTTGGACGTCTGA